From a single Chitinophaga sp. Cy-1792 genomic region:
- a CDS encoding GNAT family N-acetyltransferase has translation MIEIPVNEKLFLRQLQPQDAPLIYHQLDISRKYLRKFLPWVDYNTNEEHSLRFIEMMTRKTEEQEALALGIWYENDCCGVIDLHNWEHQIQKAEIGYWLGAAFQGKGIATAAAKALISFAFTKLKLNKIEIRFVMQNEKSGRIPIRLGFSKEGILRDSAKLHGQFVDMVVMGILREDWHH, from the coding sequence ATGATAGAGATTCCGGTTAATGAAAAATTGTTCCTTAGACAGCTGCAGCCACAGGATGCACCTTTGATATATCATCAGCTGGATATCTCCCGGAAATATCTTCGCAAATTTCTCCCCTGGGTCGATTATAACACCAACGAAGAACATTCGCTCCGCTTCATCGAAATGATGACACGCAAAACAGAAGAACAGGAAGCCCTTGCTTTAGGTATCTGGTATGAAAATGATTGCTGTGGCGTTATCGATCTCCACAACTGGGAACACCAGATACAGAAGGCCGAAATCGGCTACTGGTTAGGTGCCGCCTTCCAGGGAAAAGGCATAGCTACTGCGGCTGCCAAAGCCCTCATCAGCTTCGCTTTCACAAAACTTAAACTAAATAAAATCGAGATACGATTTGTCATGCAGAATGAAAAAAGCGGCAGAATCCCTATCAGACTAGGCTTTTCCAAAGAAGGAATTCTGCGCGACAGCGCTAAATTGCACGGCCAGTTTGTAGATATGGTCGTAATGGGCATTCTTCGTGAAGACTGGCACCACTAA
- a CDS encoding pitrilysin family protein, whose translation MIHYNKFTLSNGLRVIVHEDHTTPMAVLNVLYDVGARDENPAQTGFAHLFEHLMFGGSVNIPEYDEPLQMAGGENNAYTTSDLTNYYITLPAENIETAFWLESDRMLSLAFSEKSLDVQRKVVSEEFKEHYINKPYGDVWHKMRELAYSTHPYRWMTIGKELSHIENATLGDVKAFFFKHYCPVNAILSVGGNITTEQVKTLAEKWFGDIPSGEKYVRILPVEPPQAEPHKLEIKANVPLDALYKTYHIQPRADKRYYTADLISDILGGGGSSRLNQVLVKEKKLFSNIECYHFGSLDAGLLSIEGKLVKGVKMKDAEKAVQIELDKIQSEIIPERELQKVKNRIESMLAFEDMSLLNRANNLAFYELLGDASMMNREFANYEAVTTEDIHREAQIIFNENNSNTIYYYAEN comes from the coding sequence ATGATTCATTATAATAAATTTACTTTATCGAATGGACTGCGTGTCATTGTGCATGAGGACCATACCACTCCCATGGCTGTTCTGAATGTGCTGTATGATGTGGGGGCAAGGGATGAAAACCCGGCACAGACAGGTTTCGCCCATCTATTTGAACACCTGATGTTTGGTGGATCTGTCAATATTCCAGAATATGATGAACCATTACAGATGGCGGGCGGTGAGAACAACGCCTATACCACCAGCGATCTGACCAACTACTATATCACTTTACCCGCTGAAAATATTGAAACTGCTTTCTGGCTGGAAAGCGACCGTATGCTGTCGCTCGCCTTCAGCGAGAAAAGCCTGGACGTTCAACGCAAAGTGGTTTCCGAGGAATTCAAGGAACACTACATCAACAAGCCCTATGGCGACGTATGGCATAAAATGCGTGAACTGGCCTATTCCACACACCCTTATCGCTGGATGACCATCGGTAAAGAGCTTTCTCATATTGAGAATGCTACACTCGGGGATGTGAAAGCCTTCTTCTTTAAGCATTATTGTCCGGTAAATGCGATCCTTTCCGTTGGTGGAAATATTACCACAGAACAGGTGAAAACCCTTGCCGAGAAATGGTTTGGCGATATTCCTTCCGGTGAAAAGTATGTAAGAATTCTGCCGGTAGAACCTCCGCAGGCGGAACCACATAAGCTGGAAATAAAAGCGAATGTGCCGCTGGATGCATTGTACAAAACCTACCATATCCAACCACGTGCAGACAAGCGCTATTACACAGCAGATCTTATCAGCGATATCCTTGGTGGTGGCGGTTCTTCCCGCCTGAACCAGGTACTGGTGAAAGAGAAAAAACTGTTCAGCAATATCGAGTGCTATCATTTTGGTAGTCTGGATGCCGGCCTGTTAAGCATAGAAGGTAAGCTGGTAAAAGGTGTGAAGATGAAAGACGCGGAAAAGGCAGTACAGATAGAACTCGATAAAATCCAATCAGAGATCATTCCTGAAAGAGAACTGCAAAAGGTTAAAAACCGCATCGAGAGCATGCTGGCATTTGAAGATATGAGCTTGCTCAACAGGGCCAATAATCTTGCTTTCTATGAATTACTGGGAGATGCTTCCATGATGAACAGAGAGTTTGCCAATTACGAAGCTGTAACCACAGAAGATATTCACCGCGAAGCACAGATTATCTTCAACGAAAATAACTCCAACACTATTTACTATTACGCTGAAAACTAA
- a CDS encoding pitrilysin family protein — protein sequence MNRSIPPAIKDAVEFDLSLKPYEKFTLDNGIPVYVVKSDEQETLQLEMVFPAGTWYENQSMLALATNFLMKNGTSKHSALEINESIEYYGAYLNRNTFHENATYTLHCLTKHVEELLPTMQEVILDPVFPEEELNIYKQNQKQRLAVNLQKCDFVANRYIDQYLFGEFHPYGRVSTMMGYDALQTEVLEGFYKKHYTYNNCRIFVAGHLPANMIDLLNKYFGSTKWNGESQLLKLDLPIQPAEEKKFRIFNDENGVQGAVRVARQFPNRYHPDFPKMLVLNTIYGGYFGSRLMSNIREEKGYTYGIHSQLYNFRQVSAINIQTEAGRDVCEATITEIYKEMEKLQQEIVPQEELDLVKNYMIGSILGDLDGAFQIIQRWKNLILNDLDENYFYNNINTIKTISAEELQHLAKQYYNPADFYELVVI from the coding sequence ATGAACAGAAGTATTCCTCCTGCTATTAAAGATGCTGTTGAGTTTGATCTGAGTTTAAAACCTTATGAGAAATTCACGTTAGACAACGGCATTCCGGTATACGTTGTAAAATCTGATGAGCAGGAAACCCTGCAACTGGAAATGGTATTTCCTGCCGGTACCTGGTACGAAAATCAGAGCATGCTGGCACTGGCTACCAACTTCCTGATGAAAAATGGTACCAGCAAGCATTCTGCACTTGAAATAAATGAGAGCATCGAATACTATGGTGCTTATCTCAACAGAAATACTTTCCACGAAAATGCAACCTATACCCTGCATTGCTTAACCAAGCACGTGGAAGAGCTGCTTCCCACGATGCAGGAAGTCATTTTAGACCCTGTTTTTCCGGAAGAAGAGCTGAACATCTATAAACAGAATCAGAAGCAAAGACTGGCTGTAAATCTCCAGAAATGCGATTTTGTAGCAAACAGGTATATCGACCAGTACCTCTTTGGTGAGTTCCACCCTTATGGCCGTGTGAGCACCATGATGGGCTATGATGCACTGCAAACCGAAGTACTGGAAGGCTTCTATAAAAAGCATTACACGTATAACAACTGCCGCATCTTTGTAGCCGGACATTTACCTGCCAATATGATTGATCTGCTGAATAAATATTTTGGCAGCACCAAATGGAACGGCGAATCTCAGTTACTCAAATTAGATCTGCCTATCCAACCGGCAGAAGAAAAGAAATTCCGCATCTTCAATGATGAAAACGGTGTTCAGGGCGCAGTTCGTGTAGCACGTCAGTTCCCTAACCGCTACCATCCGGATTTTCCAAAGATGCTGGTACTGAATACCATCTATGGTGGCTACTTCGGCTCCAGGCTGATGAGCAATATCCGTGAAGAAAAAGGATACACCTATGGCATTCACTCCCAGTTATACAATTTCAGACAGGTAAGTGCCATCAATATCCAGACAGAAGCGGGAAGAGATGTATGCGAAGCCACCATCACAGAGATTTATAAAGAGATGGAGAAATTGCAGCAGGAGATTGTTCCGCAGGAAGAACTGGACCTGGTGAAAAACTATATGATCGGTTCCATTCTCGGCGATCTGGATGGTGCATTCCAGATTATTCAACGCTGGAAAAACCTGATACTCAATGATCTCGACGAAAACTATTTCTATAACAATATCAATACCATCAAAACCATTTCAGCAGAAGAACTGCAACATCTTGCCAAACAATATTATAATCCTGCAGATTTCTACGAACTGGTGGTGATATAA
- a CDS encoding arsenate reductase family protein: protein MKKIYHLSTCGTCKKILEETQAVQRGFTLQDIKKEKITEAQLKEMKELAGSYEALFSRRSQKYRPMGLHEKQLSEQDYHDLILEEYSFLKRPVAIENGKIFIGADVKNI, encoded by the coding sequence ATGAAAAAGATATATCATCTTTCTACCTGCGGTACCTGCAAGAAGATTCTGGAAGAAACACAGGCAGTACAGCGTGGATTTACATTACAAGATATTAAAAAAGAGAAAATAACCGAAGCACAGTTAAAAGAAATGAAAGAACTGGCCGGCAGTTATGAAGCCCTGTTCAGCAGGCGTTCTCAGAAATATCGCCCAATGGGGTTACATGAAAAGCAGCTGAGCGAGCAGGACTATCATGACCTGATTCTGGAAGAATATTCTTTCCTGAAACGTCCGGTAGCGATTGAAAATGGGAAGATTTTTATTGGGGCAGATGTTAAGAATATCTAA
- a CDS encoding lysozyme inhibitor LprI family protein — protein sequence MRKLLPILAIFGCVSVYAQKHEDPLEAIEHRYQECLAKGSNMNGCANAYYQSVDSTLTVTLQSLLNQLNGAALISLQQDQSLWEAKKDVYFKKMDERVEKLHKSTMQGLDDDMISTDNKAAFLKLRVTELYRQYNS from the coding sequence ATGCGAAAACTTTTACCTATCCTGGCCATATTTGGCTGCGTATCTGTGTATGCCCAGAAGCATGAAGACCCGCTGGAAGCAATTGAACACCGCTACCAGGAATGCCTTGCCAAAGGCAGCAATATGAACGGCTGCGCAAACGCTTATTATCAATCCGTAGACAGTACTTTAACTGTTACCCTTCAGTCTCTTTTGAATCAATTAAACGGCGCCGCACTGATTAGTCTGCAACAGGACCAATCCCTGTGGGAAGCCAAAAAAGATGTGTATTTCAAGAAGATGGACGAGCGCGTGGAAAAGCTGCACAAAAGCACCATGCAGGGACTTGATGACGATATGATTTCAACAGATAACAAAGCAGCTTTTTTAAAGTTGCGGGTAACTGAATTGTACAGGCAATACAACAGTTAA
- a CDS encoding retropepsin-like aspartic protease produces the protein MWRLIRILVLAAACQTVSAQRKHTAETKSDKILATIPFTLVNNQVVIPVTVSGGNDTLHFIFDSGAEVTVMNIRTAEKLKLNSNRQDFMSGMNNAMTRVPVVTINALYIREIRMPFLTAYLEDLTDMGNEGTAIDGIIGVSLMKAYIIKVDYKNRQLTFYQNGNTPVNTAGQLLHFQLNYTTPVVDATIKLPNGNTLLGHYHVITGGEYGVLFNWPYVEKYKLNTLLPTINTDKIQDMLKVLYYINSKIPQLQMAGKVMNNVPVSYCKDVDDIGAFIEIAGAFGYDVWKHYTLTLNYAKQELFIE, from the coding sequence ATGTGGCGACTTATCCGGATATTAGTATTAGCCGCTGCCTGTCAGACTGTTAGCGCACAGCGAAAACACACAGCGGAAACCAAAAGCGATAAAATATTAGCAACAATTCCTTTTACCCTGGTCAACAACCAGGTGGTCATTCCTGTTACTGTGTCGGGCGGCAACGATACCCTGCACTTTATCTTCGACAGCGGGGCAGAAGTAACGGTGATGAATATACGTACTGCTGAAAAACTGAAATTAAACAGTAACAGACAGGATTTTATGAGTGGCATGAATAATGCCATGACCCGTGTACCAGTAGTAACAATCAATGCACTATATATAAGGGAAATAAGAATGCCCTTTCTGACGGCTTACCTGGAAGACCTGACTGACATGGGAAATGAGGGCACAGCGATAGATGGTATTATTGGCGTAAGTCTGATGAAAGCCTATATTATCAAGGTAGATTATAAAAACAGGCAACTGACATTCTACCAGAATGGCAATACACCGGTCAACACCGCCGGCCAGTTGCTGCATTTTCAACTAAATTATACAACCCCCGTAGTGGATGCTACTATCAAGTTGCCCAATGGCAACACACTACTGGGACATTATCATGTGATTACCGGCGGCGAGTATGGCGTGCTTTTCAACTGGCCATACGTGGAAAAATACAAGCTAAACACGCTGCTGCCCACTATTAACACCGATAAAATACAGGACATGCTGAAAGTACTGTATTATATCAACAGTAAAATTCCACAACTCCAGATGGCAGGAAAGGTGATGAACAATGTTCCTGTCAGCTATTGTAAAGATGTGGACGATATTGGCGCATTCATAGAAATCGCCGGCGCTTTTGGCTATGATGTATGGAAACATTACACACTTACGCTCAACTACGCCAAGCAGGAACTATTTATTGAGTAG
- the mqnC gene encoding cyclic dehypoxanthinyl futalosine synthase, which yields MELQELYKKAQQFEFLTAEEGVFLFENAPLAELMQIANELRKQQVPHGKVTWQIDRNVNTTNVCTANCKFCNFYRIPGHAEAYITGIDEYKRKIEETLKYGGDQLLLQGGHHPELGLSFYVDLFKQLKQLYPTLRLHTLGPPEVAHITKLEKSTHIEVLKALQEAGMDSLPGAGAEILNDRVRRLISKGKCGAQEWLDVMRAAHKLNIASSATMMFGHVETVLERFEHLVDIRQVQSEKPEGHYGFTAFIPWTFQDVDTLLARIRGVHNMTSSEEYIRMIAMSRIMLPNIKNIQASWLTVGKQVAQICLHAGANDFGSIMIEENVVSAAGAPHRFTYRSMQEAIREAGFEPQLRTQLYQFRELPESIEEQVINY from the coding sequence ATGGAACTACAGGAATTATACAAAAAGGCGCAACAATTTGAATTTCTGACTGCAGAAGAAGGAGTATTCTTATTTGAAAATGCACCGCTGGCAGAGCTGATGCAGATTGCCAATGAGCTGCGTAAGCAGCAGGTGCCACATGGCAAGGTTACCTGGCAGATAGACAGGAATGTGAACACGACCAACGTGTGTACTGCCAATTGTAAGTTTTGTAACTTCTACCGCATACCAGGACATGCGGAAGCTTATATTACCGGCATCGATGAGTATAAACGCAAAATCGAGGAAACGCTGAAATATGGCGGAGATCAGCTGTTACTGCAAGGTGGCCACCACCCTGAACTGGGCCTCAGCTTTTATGTAGACCTGTTCAAACAACTGAAACAACTCTACCCTACCCTGCGTTTACATACCCTCGGGCCCCCTGAGGTTGCTCATATCACCAAACTGGAGAAAAGTACCCATATTGAAGTGCTGAAAGCCCTGCAGGAAGCAGGTATGGACAGTCTTCCGGGTGCCGGCGCAGAAATCCTCAACGATCGCGTACGCCGCCTTATCTCCAAAGGTAAATGTGGTGCACAGGAATGGTTGGATGTGATGCGCGCAGCTCATAAGCTGAATATCGCTTCTTCCGCAACCATGATGTTCGGTCACGTAGAAACCGTGCTGGAACGCTTCGAACACCTGGTAGATATCCGTCAGGTACAGAGCGAAAAACCAGAAGGACACTATGGCTTCACCGCCTTCATTCCATGGACATTCCAGGATGTAGATACCCTGCTGGCACGTATCCGCGGTGTACACAACATGACATCCAGCGAAGAATATATCCGTATGATCGCCATGAGTCGTATCATGCTGCCGAATATCAAAAATATCCAGGCTTCCTGGCTGACCGTTGGTAAACAGGTTGCGCAGATATGCCTCCACGCAGGTGCTAATGACTTCGGTTCTATCATGATCGAAGAAAACGTAGTAAGCGCTGCAGGTGCTCCTCACCGATTTACTTACCGCTCTATGCAGGAAGCTATCCGTGAAGCAGGATTTGAACCACAGCTGCGCACACAGCTGTACCAGTTCAGAGAACTGCCGGAATCAATTGAAGAGCAGGTTATCAACTACTAA
- a CDS encoding glycosyltransferase → MSTILSPKKILVVPLDWGLGHATRDIPLIHEMLNAGCKVFIAAEGKHAALLQQEFPDITIFPLPGYRIQYAQKGKFFGLKIIQQIPKIYNRVKYEQRWLKKIVEEHGIDAVISDNRFGLYHKSIPTVFITHQLLIKTPFGGWIERTLQKINYSFIKKYGACWIPDFAGDNNLSGELAHPATLPPHTTYLGCLSRFEPKENVQKKYDLLVLISGPEPQRSNLEKMITTQIKDLNITALIVSGKPGTPQQDQIAPGVTQVNHMNAAELNQAILASDMVLTRSGYTTLMDLVKLNKKAILVPTPGQSEQVYLGEYLMEKGYFYSLPQESFHLKTALENAAKFQFKSFQHEQDMNRYKAVVQDFVKSL, encoded by the coding sequence TTGTCCACAATCCTCTCACCTAAAAAAATTCTTGTAGTACCGTTGGATTGGGGCCTTGGACATGCCACCAGGGACATCCCTCTGATCCATGAAATGCTAAACGCCGGATGCAAAGTTTTTATTGCAGCGGAGGGTAAACATGCCGCACTACTACAGCAGGAATTCCCGGATATCACCATCTTTCCGCTTCCCGGATATCGCATCCAGTATGCACAAAAGGGCAAATTCTTCGGATTAAAAATTATTCAGCAAATTCCCAAAATTTACAATAGGGTAAAATATGAGCAGCGCTGGCTGAAAAAAATCGTCGAAGAGCATGGTATTGATGCAGTTATATCTGACAACAGATTTGGATTATATCATAAATCCATACCTACTGTTTTCATCACCCACCAGTTACTTATTAAAACTCCTTTTGGTGGATGGATAGAACGCACGCTCCAAAAAATTAACTATTCTTTTATAAAAAAATATGGCGCCTGCTGGATACCTGATTTTGCCGGAGACAATAACCTTTCCGGAGAACTGGCACATCCTGCAACATTACCGCCTCATACCACCTACCTGGGCTGCCTGAGCCGATTTGAGCCAAAGGAAAATGTTCAGAAAAAATACGATCTGCTGGTATTGATTTCAGGTCCGGAACCACAACGTTCCAACCTGGAAAAAATGATCACCACACAGATCAAAGACCTGAATATCACTGCATTAATTGTGAGTGGCAAACCAGGCACGCCACAACAGGACCAAATAGCACCCGGCGTTACACAGGTAAACCATATGAATGCCGCTGAGCTCAATCAGGCGATACTGGCTTCAGATATGGTGCTTACCCGCAGTGGCTATACTACCCTGATGGATCTTGTAAAGCTGAACAAAAAAGCCATCCTGGTGCCTACCCCAGGGCAGTCTGAGCAGGTATACCTGGGAGAATATCTCATGGAAAAAGGGTATTTCTACTCTCTTCCACAGGAAAGTTTTCACCTGAAAACGGCGCTGGAAAATGCAGCTAAGTTCCAGTTCAAATCCTTCCAGCATGAGCAGGATATGAACCGCTACAAAGCGGTAGTACAGGATTTCGTTAAATCGCTTTAA
- a CDS encoding aspartyl protease family protein, with product MLRPFLLRILLLLGTAFTCQHISATTLNADDLRLLLPRSDSSSRNAQLITRFKFKQYYGGVVVIQAQLKGYPDTLQFILDTGSAGISLDTATCVHLGLKPVPTDKTVKGLAGTKLVSFVMNKSLLLPNLEVDSLNFHVNDYELISQVYGLQIDGIIGYGLLSRYIVTVDYDTEEIGIYSQGKFAYPRGGQLLKPSLTQIPLVASPVKNGKCNTSNRFYFDTGAGMCLLLSNQFVNDSCLFKEKKKKKKMIQTEAQGLGGRMTMNLTTISEFKVGNFAFRNVPTYLFDDIYNVTAYPYLGGMIGNDLLRRFNLTLNYGTKEIYLLPNTHYRDIFDYSYTGLIMYLIDGQVEVTDVIKDSPAEKAGFKKGDIIISVNNNMGANLPLFRELLKSIGSRAVIIIKRDNDLAIKKLPIKSIL from the coding sequence ATGTTAAGACCGTTTCTGTTACGTATTTTGCTGTTATTAGGAACAGCCTTTACTTGCCAGCATATATCCGCAACCACGTTAAATGCTGACGATCTACGCCTCCTATTGCCACGAAGCGACAGCAGCTCCCGCAATGCCCAGCTGATAACCCGATTTAAATTCAAGCAGTATTATGGTGGAGTAGTGGTTATCCAGGCACAACTGAAAGGATACCCGGATACATTACAGTTTATCCTTGATACCGGCAGCGCCGGCATTTCATTGGATACCGCCACCTGTGTACATCTCGGCCTCAAGCCTGTACCCACTGATAAAACAGTAAAAGGACTGGCTGGCACCAAACTAGTGTCGTTCGTGATGAACAAATCACTGCTGCTCCCGAACCTGGAGGTAGACAGTCTTAATTTCCATGTGAACGACTATGAACTGATCAGCCAGGTATATGGCCTTCAGATTGATGGTATCATCGGGTATGGACTACTTAGCCGCTATATCGTTACGGTGGATTATGATACTGAAGAAATCGGCATCTATTCACAAGGTAAATTTGCCTATCCACGGGGCGGCCAGCTCCTGAAGCCTTCTCTGACACAGATACCACTGGTGGCTTCTCCCGTGAAAAACGGCAAATGCAATACCAGCAATCGTTTTTACTTTGATACCGGCGCCGGAATGTGCCTGCTGCTGTCTAACCAGTTCGTTAATGACAGCTGTCTCTTTAAAGAGAAAAAGAAAAAAAAGAAAATGATCCAGACCGAGGCCCAGGGCCTCGGTGGCAGAATGACGATGAACCTTACCACCATCTCTGAGTTCAAAGTAGGGAACTTCGCTTTCCGTAACGTTCCTACCTATCTCTTCGATGACATTTATAACGTTACCGCCTATCCTTACCTGGGAGGCATGATCGGCAATGATCTGCTGCGCCGGTTCAATCTCACGCTCAATTATGGCACCAAAGAGATTTATCTGCTCCCCAATACCCACTACAGGGATATTTTTGATTACTCCTATACTGGACTGATCATGTACCTTATAGACGGACAGGTGGAAGTAACGGATGTCATCAAGGATTCTCCGGCCGAAAAAGCAGGTTTTAAAAAAGGCGATATTATCATCTCTGTAAATAACAATATGGGTGCAAACCTTCCACTGTTCAGGGAATTACTTAAAAGCATCGGCTCCAGGGCTGTTATCATCATCAAAAGGGATAATGACCTGGCCATAAAAAAATTGCCAATAAAAAGTATTCTTTAA
- a CDS encoding formimidoylglutamase — MADFSHLQDFLNPISKAFLHDDQEYDEFQVGGGIDAYESNHIPDLDAADIILLGVGEERGSETNRTGTTGPDIIRREFYRLYHWHRDIRLADVGNLRSGAFLADAYAAMKTVIGELIAANKTVIILGGSHDLTYAQYKAYASQQMIIEATVADALIDLQENSNIRSERFLMDLLTEQPNYLRHYNHLGFQSYFVHPRMLETLDKLRFDCFRLGRIRENMDEAEPVLRHSDMFSIDINIIRHTDAPSNHLSPNGFSGEEGCLLTRYAGMSSRLSTMGIYGYRAEKDKDHITARQIAQMIWYFLDGRAIKNKEAHLENRDAFWEFHIAFSDIDTVFLKSKKTGRWWMQLPDKEFIPCAYNDYLLASNNEIPERWLRHQERF; from the coding sequence ATGGCTGATTTTTCGCACCTGCAGGATTTTCTGAATCCTATTTCAAAAGCATTTCTTCATGACGACCAGGAATACGACGAATTCCAGGTTGGTGGCGGGATAGACGCTTATGAGTCTAATCATATCCCCGACCTCGACGCCGCAGATATCATTCTGCTGGGTGTTGGCGAAGAAAGAGGCAGCGAAACAAACCGTACCGGCACCACGGGGCCGGATATAATCCGACGCGAATTCTACCGCCTTTACCACTGGCACAGAGATATCCGCCTCGCTGACGTAGGCAACCTCCGCAGCGGCGCCTTTCTGGCTGATGCCTATGCTGCCATGAAAACAGTTATTGGTGAGCTGATAGCAGCCAATAAAACCGTTATCATCCTCGGTGGCTCACATGACCTCACCTACGCACAATATAAGGCATATGCGTCCCAGCAAATGATTATTGAAGCAACCGTTGCCGATGCGCTCATCGACCTCCAGGAAAACTCCAATATACGCAGCGAACGCTTCCTCATGGACCTGCTCACCGAACAGCCAAATTACCTCCGACACTATAACCATCTTGGATTTCAAAGCTATTTCGTACATCCACGTATGTTAGAAACGCTGGACAAACTCCGCTTCGATTGCTTCCGCCTGGGCCGTATCCGCGAAAATATGGACGAGGCTGAGCCTGTTTTGAGGCACTCCGATATGTTTAGTATCGATATCAATATCATCCGCCATACAGATGCTCCTTCCAACCACCTCTCCCCTAACGGATTCAGCGGTGAAGAAGGCTGCCTCCTTACCCGCTACGCAGGCATGAGTAGCAGACTCAGCACGATGGGCATTTACGGCTATCGCGCAGAAAAAGATAAAGACCACATCACCGCCCGCCAGATCGCGCAAATGATCTGGTATTTCCTCGATGGCCGCGCTATAAAAAATAAAGAAGCCCACCTCGAAAACAGGGACGCTTTCTGGGAGTTTCATATCGCCTTCTCCGATATAGATACCGTATTCCTGAAAAGTAAAAAAACAGGCCGCTGGTGGATGCAACTGCCTGACAAAGAATTCATTCCGTGCGCCTATAACGACTACCTACTGGCATCCAACAATGAGATACCGGAACGTTGGTTGCGCCATCAGGAGCGATTCTAA
- a CDS encoding lysozyme inhibitor LprI family protein: MKYILIALLLITAASKGFAQTQAEMNRKANEAYKEADKKLNEVYQLIQKDYSANKKFIENLKAAQRLWIEFRDAQVQMMFPEPAKSYGSMFPVCKANYLAELTTQRLEALRPWINGLAPGETCTGSIGAKQ; this comes from the coding sequence ATGAAATATATCCTGATCGCTCTGCTGCTGATTACTGCCGCCAGCAAGGGTTTTGCACAAACGCAGGCAGAAATGAACCGTAAAGCCAATGAAGCTTACAAAGAAGCAGATAAGAAACTGAATGAAGTATACCAGCTGATTCAGAAAGATTATTCCGCCAACAAGAAGTTCATCGAAAACCTGAAGGCCGCACAAAGGCTGTGGATTGAATTCAGGGATGCACAGGTGCAGATGATGTTTCCTGAGCCTGCAAAGAGCTATGGCAGCATGTTTCCTGTTTGCAAAGCCAACTATCTCGCTGAGCTGACCACACAACGATTGGAGGCACTACGGCCATGGATAAACGGACTTGCCCCCGGCGAAACCTGCACAGGATCAATAGGAGCGAAGCAGTAA